In Amycolatopsis sp. FBCC-B4732, the genomic stretch CTTGCTGGGTGTCGCCCAGCTGGGGTTCCCGGGCCAGCTGGTGGAACTGGACGTGACGGCCGCGCTCGCCTGACGGCGTTCAGAGTCCGGCCATCAGGTCCGTTTCCGTGATCCCCGGCCCCTGTCCCCACCGGATGAACCACTCCGTGCCGAAGGCGAACGCGAAGGCGTCATCCGGCATCGCCAGCATGAACATCTCCTCGCTGATCTGACTGGGGTGCGCCCGCATCGCCGCCCGTTTGACCGACGAGTACTTCGCCACGTCGACCGCCGCCGTGATTTCCGCTTCCGGTTTGCCGAACTCGACGTTCTCCGGCGGTTTCGGGGCCGCCTCCGGCGGCATCAGGCCCTGCTCGACCGCCGCTTCGAAGCCGCGTTGCATGAATTCGCGGTTGAACGTCGCCTGGAAGACGCGGCCGGTGCCGGCCAGCTCGGCCGCGCGCATGCCGACGCGGTGGACCTGGATGTGGTCCGGGTGGCCGTAATCGCCGTTGTCGTCGTAGACCGTCAGGACGTCGGCCGATTCCTCGCGCAGGATCGCCGCGAGCTGCTCGGCCGCCTTTTCGACGTCGGCGCGCCAGAAGCACGACGGGTCGTCGTTCGTCGGTTCGCCCATCATCCCGGAGTCGCGGTAGCCCAGGAACTCGACGCGTTCGACCCCGAGGATCGC encodes the following:
- a CDS encoding PIG-L family deacetylase, whose amino-acid sequence is MATLVTFHAHPDDECLRTAGVMRKAVEDGHRVVLVVATKGEVGEVPDGFLAEGEKLEDRRVQEAHAAAAILGVERVEFLGYRDSGMMGEPTNDDPSCFWRADVEKAAEQLAAILREESADVLTVYDDNGDYGHPDHIQVHRVGMRAAELAGTGRVFQATFNREFMQRGFEAAVEQGLMPPEAAPKPPENVEFGKPEAEITAAVDVAKYSSVKRAAMRAHPSQISEEMFMLAMPDDAFAFAFGTEWFIRWGQGPGITETDLMAGL